A stretch of Ipomoea triloba cultivar NCNSP0323 chromosome 11, ASM357664v1 DNA encodes these proteins:
- the LOC115996555 gene encoding serine/threonine-protein kinase AFC2: METERVTEFPLPQLDRRPRKRPRLGWDVLPEVPKAQLGLFCGQEVGSVTSYASSRQPSDLTSSLFVKGVAQNGSPPWREDDKDGHYMFELGENLTSRYKIHSKMGEGTFGQVLECWDRERKEMVAIKIVRGIKKYHEAAMIEVDVLQQLGKHDKGGNRCVQIRNWFDYRNHVCIVFEKLGPSLYDFLRKNNYRSFPIDLVREIGRQLLECVAFMHDLHLIHTDLKPENILLVSPDYVKVPDYKCSSRSLKDTYYKRVPKSSAIKVIDFGSTTYDRENQTYIVSTRHYRAPEVILGLGWTYPCDIWSVGCILVELCSGEALFQTHENLEHLAMMERVLGPMPLHMLKRVDRHAEKYLRKGMLDWPEGAASRESIRTVLKLPRLQNLVMQHVDHSAGDLINLLQGLLRYDPSERLTAREALQHPFFSRDHLRRL; the protein is encoded by the exons ATGGAGACGGAGCGCGTGACCGAGTTTCCCCTCCCGCAACTCGACCGGCGACCACGGAAGCGGCCTCGATTGGGCTGGGACGTCCTCCCTGAGGTCCCTAAG GCTCAGCTAGGATTGTTTTGTGGACAAGAGGTTGGGAGTGTGACAAGCTATGCATCTTCAAGGCAACCTTCCGACCTTACTAGTTCCCTTTTTGTTAAGGGAGTTGCTCAAAATGGTTCTCCCCCCTGGAGAGAAGATGACAAAGATGGGCATTATATGTTTGAGCTTGGAGAAAATTTAACTTCACGCT ATAAGATACACAGCAAAATGGGTGAGGGCACCTTTGGACAGGTTCTAGAATGTTGGGACCGAGAAAGGAAAGAAATGGTTGCCATTAAAATTGTTCGTGGCATTAAGAAGTATCATGAGGCAGCCATGATTGAGGTTGATGTTCTTCAACAGCTTGGTAAACATGATAAAGGAGGCAATCG TTGTGTTCAAATACGGAACTGGTTTGACTATCGTAACCATGTTTGTATT GTCTTTGAGAAGCTTGGACCAAGCTTATACGATTTTCTGCGGAAAAACAATTACCGCTCATTTCCTATTGACCTTGTCCGTGAGATTGGAAGACAACTGTTGGAATGTGTAGCAT TTATGCATGACTTGCATCTCATCCACACTGATTTGAAGCCTGAAAATATCCTCCTTGTATCTCCTGACTACGTGAAGGTTCCTGATTACAAG TGCTCATCCAGATCACTTAAGGATACTTATTATAAGAGAGTCCCAAAATCAAGTGCAATCAAGGTAATTGATTTTGGTAGCACAACTTATGACCGTGAGAATCAGACCTATATTGTATCCACACGTCATTACCGGGCACCAGAAGTCATTTTAGGTCTTGGATGGACCTATCCATGTGATATATGGAGTGTTGGTTGTATCCTTGTGGAGCTATGCTCG GGTGAAGCATTATTCCAAACTCATGAGAATTTAGAGCACCTAGCTATGATGGAGAGGGTACTTGGTCCTATGCCACTGCACATGTTAAAGAGAGTAGA TCGGCATGCAGAGAAGTATCTTAGAAAGGGAATGCTGGATTGGCCTGAAGGTGCAGCATCAAGAGAAAGTATCAGAACTGTTCTTAAATTGCCTCGGCTGCAg AACCTTGTGATGCAGCATGTAGACCATTCTGCTGGGGATCTTATTAATCTTTTGCAAGGACTACTTAGATACGACCCTTCAGAGAGGCTTACTGCTCGGGAAGCCCTGCAGCATCCCTTCTTCTCAAGGGACCATCTGAGGAGATTGTGA